Proteins encoded together in one Rhipicephalus sanguineus isolate Rsan-2018 chromosome 9, BIME_Rsan_1.4, whole genome shotgun sequence window:
- the LOC119406074 gene encoding nucleolar complex protein 2 homolog, translating into MAPMKKHKMRKKQLSDVSVEEFMERGFSSDSEDDHAVTASESLGSGTDRLSAAKPKRPLKRKKRRSDEKLQASSEGEVVPHNAAKKEASTKRDCSADSDSYSDAEGMESSEEESDVDIEKQKEIVRKLKDTDPDFYQYLEEHDKDLLDFYTAEGDEEEEEPEEVPKKKQLLKLEDIDRFERDLQTKPELRKIAEVVNCFKAAVLQAEGDELGADSKKHASPFKVEGQIIFNAVVKLCLSDLVPALHKVLRLPEPAVVQDESRSFDPTKSHSWKKASVVVKTYLMNVVKLITAVTEPQLVSVLLRHILFLVPYYVAFPQVAKALLKRLVQLWCEAEESVRVVAFVCLVRTIRGLPRNYHDTVLKHMYMSYVRNCKFTSPTTWPLINFMKRSLVEAYSGDEGLAYQHAFLYIRQLAIHLRNAMTVRKKDTCKAVYNWQYIHCCLLWCHLLATVSPSKTLQPLVYPLVQTMVGTIQLIPAAKYVPLRFHLVRGLMQLSSGTGVFIPVMPHLLEVCTVVNFGQKHSAASMRPLELSCVLRVSPAQMKESGFRDAVIETFYELVLEYLSSVSHSVAFPELVLPALVYLKEFSKKCKVANYTKKVKQLAEKMEENYRFIENRRTNCNIALGDAQGLDNLEQRWKQEGTPWSRFYEQWSKLRSQRQETAAHGKVLTKLPESESDSDDGRPRRKKKGAKKREDPKQKETVKEKRKQNAGARKYSEVAIEGDTDIVQDMALSSTSEEEDMSSDVDDFDETD; encoded by the coding sequence ATGGCCCCAATGAAAAAGCATAAAATGCGAAAGAAACAGCTCAGCGACGTTAGCGTCGAAGAGTTCATGGAAAGAGGATTTTCCTCGGACTCCGAAGACGATCACGCCGTCACAGCAAGTGAGTCTCTCGGCTCTGGCACGGACCGGCtgtcagcggcgaaaccgaaaagACCTCTCAAACGCAAGAAACGGCGCTCCGACGAAAAGCTGCAGGCAAGTAGTGAGGGCGAAGTGGTGCCGCATAATGCAGCCAAGAAAGAAGCGAGTACGAAGCGTGACTGCTCGGCAGACTCGGACAGTTATTCGGACGCTGAAGGCATGGAGAGCAGCGAAGAAGAGTCCGACGTGGACATCGAAAAGCAGAAGGAAATAGTCCGCAAGCTGAAGGACACCGACCCCGATTTCTACCAGTACCTGGAAGAACACGACAAGGACCTGCTCGACTTCTACACCGCCGAGGGagacgaagaggaggaagagCCCGAGGAAGTGCCCAAAAAGAAGCAGCTGCTCAAACTCGAGGACATCGATCGGTTCGAGAGAGACTTGCAGACAAAGCCTGAGCTGCGTAAAATCGCGGAAGTGGTCAACTGCTTCAAGGCGGCCGTTTTGCAAGCAGAGGGAGACGAGTTGGGTGCAGACTCCAAGAAGCACGCGAGTCCGTTCAAAGTCGAAGGGCAGATCATATTCAATGCCGTCGTCAAACTTTGTCTCAGCGACTTGGTGCCTGCTCTGCACAAAGTGTTGCGTCTACCGGAGCCTGCGGTGGTTCAGGACGAGTCCAGATCGTTTGACCCGACCAAAAGTCACAGCTGGAAGAAGGCCTCGGTTGTCGTGAAGACCTACCTCATGAACGTGGTCAAGCTCATCACTGCTGTGACCGAGCCACAGCTCGTCTCGGTGCTCCTGAGGCACATCCTGTTTTTAGTTCCGTACTACGTCGCCTTCCCGCAAGTCGCCAAGGCGCTTCTCAAGCGTCTCGTGCAACTCTGGTGCGAGGCGGAGGAGAGCGTTCGTGTTGTCGCCTTTGTCTGCCTCGTCCGCACAATCCGTGGTCTTCCGCGCAACTACCACGACACCGTGCTGAAGCACATGTACATGTCTTACGTGCGCAACTGCAAGTTCACCTCGCCCACAACGTGGCCGCTCATCAACTTCATGAAGCGTTCACTCGTCGAGGCTTACTCTGGAGACGAAGGGCTGGCCTATCAGCACGCGTTCCTCTACATCAGGCAGCTTGCCATTCACCTCAGGAACGCGATGACCGTTCGAAAAAAGGACACCTGCAAGGCCGTCTACAACTGGCAGTACATCCACTGCTGCCTCCTGTGGTGCCACCTGCTGGCGACAGTGTCCCCGAGCAAAACGCTCCAGCCCCTCGTCTATCCACTGGTTCAGACCATGGTCGGCACCATTCAGCTGATTCCAGCTGCGAAGTACGTCCCGTTGaggtttcacttggttcgcggtCTCATGCAGCTGTCGTCCGGCACGGGCGTCTTCATTCCAGTCATGCCCCACCTCTTGGAAGTGTGCACGGTTGTCAACTTTGGCCAGAAGCATTCGGCAGCATCCATGCGGCCTCTGGAGCTGAGCTGCGTGTTGCGCGTCTCGCCGGCACAGATGAAAGAGAGTGGCTTCCGCGACGCCGTCATCGAGACGTTTTACGAGCTCGTCCTGGAGTACCTGTCCAGTGTCTCTCATTCGGTGGCCTTTCCAGAGCTGGTTCTCCCAGCCCTGGTCTACCTGAAGGAGTTCTCCAAAAAATGCAAGGTTGCAAACTACACGAAGAAAGTGAAGCAACTCGCAGAGAAGATGGAAGAGAACTACAGGTTCATTGAGAATCGCCGGACCAACTGCAACATCGCACTTGGTGATGCTCAGGGGCTGGACAACCTCGAGCAGAGGTGGAAGCAAGAAGGGACGCCTTGGAGCAGGTTCTATGAGCAGTGGAGCAAGCTGCGAAGCCAGAGGCAAGAGACTGCAGCCCATGGCAAGGTGCTGACAAAGCTGCCGGAATCTGAGTCGGACTCTGACGATGGCAGGCCGAGACGGAAAAAGAAGGGAGCAAAGAAAAGAGAAGACCCCAAACAGAAAGAGACAGTCAAGGAGAAGAGGAAGCAGAATGCTGGTGCAAGGAAATACAGCGAAGTAGCTATTGAGGGGGACACAGACATTGTGCAGGACATGGCTTTGTCTTCAACTTCTGAAGAGGAGGACATGAGCAGTGATGTTGATGATTTTGATGAAACAGATTAA